TCTGACCGGTCGCGTTCGATGATCGGTCCGGCCGGTTGGCTGCGTCGCCGGACCCGCCGCCACCGAGTGCTGGAGGCGGCCGCCGGCCGACCAGCGCATCAGTCGACGACGCTCGCCGAGCGGATCGCGCGGACATACGACGCGGTCGTCGCCGACGCGCCGACGTGGTGGCGGCACGCGGTGTACCACCGGCGACGTCGACTGCTCGCCGCCGCGAGCGTCGGCGGCGGAACCCTCGGCTGGTGCCTCGGCGGGCCGGTCGCCGCCGTCGTCCTCGCCGCCTACGGCGGGCTGGCCGGCCGGGCCGTGGTCCGCCGGCACTTCGGCCAGCAGCGGCAGCGACGACGGGAACAGCGGATCGACGCGTTGGCGGCGATGGCCGCCGACCTGCGGGCCGGCCTGCCGGTACGACCCGCTGACCTGTCGCCGGCCCGGTCGGCCGGCCGCGTGCGAGGCACCGGCCGGGGTACGGACGACCGGCTGGCCGCCCTTACCGCCGCCGCGACCCGGCTGGCGGAACAGACCGGGGCGCCCCTGGCCGACCTGCTCGAACGGATCGAGGCCGACGCGCGGTCCACGGACCGGTCGCGGGACGCGGCCATGGCCCAGGCAGCCGGGGCCACGGCGACCGCCTGGCTGCTGGCCGGGCTGCCCGCCGGCGGCATCGCCCTCGGCTACGGCATCGGCGTGGACCCGCTCGCGGTGCTGCTGCACACCCCGATCGGCGGCGCGTGCGCGGTGATCGCGCTCGGACTGCAACTCGCCGGCCTGGCCTGGACCGAGCGACTGAGCCACATCGGCGAGGTGTGACATGCCGCTGACCGTGCTCGCGGCCCGGCGACGCCTGTCCCGACTGCGCGGCGACACCGGCCCGGCGGTGGACGCGCGTCGACTGGTCCGCCCGGTGGCGGTGCTCGCGGCGGTGGCCGTCGTCGTGATCGGCGGCAACTGGCTGTCCGTACCGGTCGGACTCGCCGTCGCCGTCGGCCTCGATCGCGGCCTGCGGCGAATCGAACCGCCGCAGGCCCGCCGGCAACGGCTCCGGGAAGCCGCCGACTTGCCGCTCGCCGCCGACCTGCTGGCGGCCGCGCTGCGTGCCGGCGCGCCGGTCGACCGGGCCGGCGCGGCGGTGGCCGACGCGATCGGCGGCCCACTCGGCCTGCGGCTGGAGCGGGTGGCCAGATCGCTGCGCCTGGGCGCCGAGCCGCAGCAGGCGTGGGATCAGGTGTCGGGCGTCGCCGGCGGTGACCGGCTCGCCGCCGCAGCCGTCCGGTCGTCGGCGAGCGGCGCCGCTCTGGCCGGTGCGCTGACCCGCCTCGCTGACGACCTGCGGGCCGGCCGGTCGACGCGGGCCGAAGCGAGCGCCCGCCGCGCCGGTGTGCTGATCGTGCTGCCCCTCGGGCTGTGTTTCCTGCCCGCCTTCATCGTCGCCGGCCTGGTGCCGGTGATCGTCGCCGTACTCGGCGACATCCTCTGAGGAAAGGAACGCTCCATGCGTCATCCACGAAACGTCGTCCGATCGCTGTCGTCGGGGACCCGGCAGGTCGCGGCAGGGCTCTCCACGCGGCTGACCGCTACCCGGCTGTCCGCCAGGTTGCGCGACGACGCCGGAATGAACACCGCCGAGTACGCCGTCGGCACGCTGGCGGCGGTCGCGTTCGCCGGCATCCTGCTCAAGGTGCTCACCAGCGAGAGTGTGCAGGCCGCGCTCGGCGCCGTGATCGATCGGGCCCTCGGGTGAGGCGGCGTCGGCAGGCCGGTCGGGACCGGGATCGGGGTTCGTTCACCGCCGAGTTGGCGGCCGGCCTGCCGGCGCTGGTCCTGCTGCTGGCCACCGGGTTGACGGCGGTCTGCGCGGTCACCACCAAGGCCGAATGTGTGGACCTCGCGCGGGCGACCGCGCTGGCCGTCGCCCGAGGCGACACCGCGCCACCGACGTCGACCCCGACCGGCGCGACGGTCTCCGTCTCGGTCGACGGCGATCTGGTCGACGCCACCTGCCGGGCACCGGTGCGGGCGCTGGGGGCACGACTGCCCCGTGCGACGGTCACCGCGTCGGCCGTCGCCGCTCTGGAGCCGGGCCGGTCGTTCGACCTACCGGTGGGTGGTCCACCGCCATCGGAGCGAACCGGGGCCCGACCGGAACAGGGGACGGCATGAGCCGCCGTACGGCCGGCCGGCAGCGGCGGCTTACGGACTGCGGGCAGCGGGGGAGTGCCAGTCTCTGGCTGCTGACGGTCGGTCTCGTGGTGGTGCTGGCGGGGGCGGCGGGTGCGTTCGTCGCGGCGGCACACCTGGCCCGCCACCAGGCCGGCACGGCAGCCGACCTGGCCGCCTTGGCCGGTGCCGCCCGGATCTTCGACGGACCGACGGCGGCCTGCGCGCGGGCGACCGAGTTGGCCATGCTCAACCACGGGCGGCTGGTCCGGTGCGTCACCCACGGTCTGGAGATCACGGTGACGGTCGAGGTCCCGGTGGTCGGGCCGCCTGGGACCGATCGGGTGGCCACCGCGTACGCCCGGGCCGGACCGGTCCAGGGCTGAGCCGGACCGGTCCAGGGCTTGAGCCCGCCCGGTGATGAGGTTGAGTCAGCGGCCGGGCCCGTCGGCGGCGTGCAACGCCCATCGGGACAGCACCTGATGGATGTTGTACAGCCGCTGCTGGATCAGTTCCAGACGTTCCGCCTGGGCCAGGGCGGCGTACGCCTGGGCGAGGGCGATCTGCTGGTCGACGGTGAGGTTCTCTTGGTCGATCGAGTAGAGCAACTCGACGGTCTCGGCCACGGTGTCGGCCACGGCGTCCCTCCTCCGGCAGCTCCTTGGAAGCGCTCCCACGCTTAATCTATCCAGATCGGCTTAGATCCATGCCAGGAAATCAATCAACGTTCGTCAGTCGATCGGACATCTCGGTCGGCGAGGTCGGTCACCTCGGTCGGCAGGTTGGTCAGGACCACGTCCAGCACCCGGACCGCATCCGCCTTCCCGAGTGGATTGTTCCCGTTGCCGCACTTCGGGGACTGCACGCAGGACGGGCAACCCGTCTCGCAGCCGCAGCTGGCGATCAGATCCCGGGTGGCGCCCAGCCACGTCCGGGCGGCCTGGTACGCGCGCTCGGCGAAACCGGCCCCACCGGGATGGCCGTCGTAGACGAACACCGTCGGAGCCTCGGTGTCCGGGTGCGCGGCGGTCGACAGTCCGCCGATGTCCCATCGGTCGCAGGTCGCCACCAGCGGCAGCAGGCCGATCGCCGCGTGTTCGGCGGCGTGCAACGCCCCGGGGACGTCGGCCGCGTCGATCCCCGCCGCCGCCAGCGCCGTCGGCGACACGGTGAACCAGACCGCGACGGTCCGCAGCTGCCGGGCGGGCAGATCCAGCGGCCTGGTGTCGAGGACCTCACCCGAGCCGATCCGCCGCCGCTGGTAGGAGACCACCTGGCTGGTCACGTCCACCTCGCCGATGAACAGCCCCACCGGACCGGCGTCGCGGTACTCCCGTACCGACACCACCGTCAGGGCCGTCACCTCGCGGGCGTGCGTCGACCAGTCCGGCTCCTCGGCGTGCACCAGCGCGCACGCGCCGTCCAGATCCAGCTCGTCCACCACGTACGACACGCCCTGATGCAGGTAGACGGCTCCCGAATGCACCAGAAAATGCGACGAGCCCGGATCGACCGTGCCGAGCAGCCGACCGGTGGACGCCTCCACCACGCTGATCGGTGCGCCACCCTCACCTCGCAGGTCCACCTCCGGCCGCTGGGCGGACGTCCAGTACCACCCGGTGGGTCGGCGACGCAGCAGGCCCGCCTCGACGAGCTCGGCGAGCACCTCCTTGGCGGCGGCCCCGCCGAACAGTTCCAGGTCGGCCGGGGTCAACGCGCCCTCGGCCGCCGCGCAGCACAGCTGCGGACCCAGCACGTACGGGTTGGTCGGATCGAGCACGGTGGCCTCCACCGGCCGACCGAACACCGCCTCAGGGTGATGCACCAGATAGGTGTCGAGTGGATCGTCCCGGGCGATCAACACGGCGAGCGCCTCCCGGCCGGCGCGGCCGGCCCGGCCGGCCTGCTGCCACAGCGACGCCCGGGTGCCGGGATAACCGCAGATCAGCACCGCGTCCAACCCGACCAGGTCGACGCCGAGTTCGAGCGCGTTCGTGGACGCCAGACCGAGCAGTTCACCGGAGGCCAGGGCGCGCTCCAACGCCCGCCGGTCCTCGGCGAGGAAGCCCGCCCGGTACGCCGCGACTCGGGCACCCAGCCCGGGCACCACCTCGTCGAGCGCCCGCCGGGCCGTCGACGCGACCACCTCCGCGCCCCGGCGGGACCGGACGAAGGTGAGGGTACGGACCCCGGTGGCGACCGCGTCGGCGAGCAGATCGGCACCTTCCCGCAGCGCCGAACGGCGGACCGGGGTGAGGTCCTCGGCGTCGGCCCGGGCACCGGGCAGCAGCGGCGGCTCCCACAACGCGAAGGTCACCGCTCCGCGTGGTGCGCTGTCCTCGGTGACCGCTTCGACCGGCAGCCCGGTGAGTTGCCGGGCCGCCTGCGCCGGCTCACCCGAAGTAGCCGAGGCGAGCATGAAGCACGGGCCGGCGGCGGCGGTCCCGATCCGCATGTGCCGCTCGGCCTGCCGCCGCAGCCGGCGCAGCACGTGGGCCACATGCGAACCGAACACCCCCCGGTAGCTGTGGCACTCGTCGACGATGACAAACGACAGATGCCGAAGGAAGTTCGACCAGGCGGCCGACCTCGGCAGAATGCCCCGGTGCAACATGTCCGGATTCGTCAGCACGAACCTGGCGTGCTGCCGGATCCAGGCCCGCTCGGACTGCGGCGTGTCTCCGTCGTAGCAGGCCGGGCGTACCCCGTCGAGACCGAGACCCGCGACGGTCCGCAACTGGTCGGCGGCGAGTGCCTTCGTCGGCGCCAGATACAACACGGTCGCGCGTGGATCGGCCAGCAGCGTGGCCAGCGACGGCAGCAGATACGCCAGCGACTTGCCCGAACCGGTGCCGGTCGCCACGATCACGTGCCGGCCCGAACGGGCCAGTTCGGCGGCCCGCGCCTGGTGCCGCCACGGCGCCGGCACTCCGCGCGCGACGAACGCGGCGCGCAGTTCCTCCGGCACCCAGTCCGGCCATGGCGCGGTGGCCCCCGGTCGGGCCGGCAACCGCCGGACATGGGTGATCGTCTCGGATCCGTCCCCCGACATCGGCACGGGAACGCCGCCCTGGCGGGGCAGGTGTCCGGCTGAGCGCCAGCGACGCAGCAGCCCCGCCGGATCCGGTGCCGGACCGGG
The sequence above is a segment of the Solwaraspora sp. WMMD406 genome. Coding sequences within it:
- a CDS encoding TadE family type IV pilus minor pilin; the protein is MRRRRQAGRDRDRGSFTAELAAGLPALVLLLATGLTAVCAVTTKAECVDLARATALAVARGDTAPPTSTPTGATVSVSVDGDLVDATCRAPVRALGARLPRATVTASAVAALEPGRSFDLPVGGPPPSERTGARPEQGTA
- a CDS encoding Rv3654c family TadE-like protein, which gives rise to MSRRTAGRQRRLTDCGQRGSASLWLLTVGLVVVLAGAAGAFVAAAHLARHQAGTAADLAALAGAARIFDGPTAACARATELAMLNHGRLVRCVTHGLEITVTVEVPVVGPPGTDRVATAYARAGPVQG
- a CDS encoding DEAD/DEAH box helicase, producing the protein MSGDGSETITHVRRLPARPGATAPWPDWVPEELRAAFVARGVPAPWRHQARAAELARSGRHVIVATGTGSGKSLAYLLPSLATLLADPRATVLYLAPTKALAADQLRTVAGLGLDGVRPACYDGDTPQSERAWIRQHARFVLTNPDMLHRGILPRSAAWSNFLRHLSFVIVDECHSYRGVFGSHVAHVLRRLRRQAERHMRIGTAAAGPCFMLASATSGEPAQAARQLTGLPVEAVTEDSAPRGAVTFALWEPPLLPGARADAEDLTPVRRSALREGADLLADAVATGVRTLTFVRSRRGAEVVASTARRALDEVVPGLGARVAAYRAGFLAEDRRALERALASGELLGLASTNALELGVDLVGLDAVLICGYPGTRASLWQQAGRAGRAGREALAVLIARDDPLDTYLVHHPEAVFGRPVEATVLDPTNPYVLGPQLCCAAAEGALTPADLELFGGAAAKEVLAELVEAGLLRRRPTGWYWTSAQRPEVDLRGEGGAPISVVEASTGRLLGTVDPGSSHFLVHSGAVYLHQGVSYVVDELDLDGACALVHAEEPDWSTHAREVTALTVVSVREYRDAGPVGLFIGEVDVTSQVVSYQRRRIGSGEVLDTRPLDLPARQLRTVAVWFTVSPTALAAAGIDAADVPGALHAAEHAAIGLLPLVATCDRWDIGGLSTAAHPDTEAPTVFVYDGHPGGAGFAERAYQAARTWLGATRDLIASCGCETGCPSCVQSPKCGNGNNPLGKADAVRVLDVVLTNLPTEVTDLADRDVRSTDER
- a CDS encoding type II secretion system F family protein is translated as MPLTVLAARRRLSRLRGDTGPAVDARRLVRPVAVLAAVAVVVIGGNWLSVPVGLAVAVGLDRGLRRIEPPQARRQRLREAADLPLAADLLAAALRAGAPVDRAGAAVADAIGGPLGLRLERVARSLRLGAEPQQAWDQVSGVAGGDRLAAAAVRSSASGAALAGALTRLADDLRAGRSTRAEASARRAGVLIVLPLGLCFLPAFIVAGLVPVIVAVLGDIL
- a CDS encoding DUF4244 domain-containing protein, producing MTATRLSARLRDDAGMNTAEYAVGTLAAVAFAGILLKVLTSESVQAALGAVIDRALG